The nucleotide window ATTAGCTATTTATGTAGCAAAACCTGTAATTAATTTAGTCATCAAATATCAAACATGATACACCATATGCAGTTTTGTGAGGAATTCTGTGGCCAAGTTCCTTCAATGTATTCAAGAATGACAATGGACTCATTGTCGACTCAGGAATGGATTTGCCGCTATGCATAGAGAAGCACTGGTACCCGGCCTTCTTGTAAACTGGGTTGTACTGCAATAGTAGTTCACTCATTGGAAACGACGTTGTCTTCTACAAATATAATCATATTTTACACCCTTCAGtagtggcggaaccaggatgAAAATTAGGGGTGGGCTAATTTAAAAAGCTTACaagatttattttttattttttgtcgaCGATGATTCCAAGAATTTTGGGACTCAAGTTTATAAGAAATACTAATGGAGCATGCTGGAactagaggaaaaaaaaaggagaacaaaaaggggaaagagaaaaaaaaaataacaggcTAGATTGCCTTTAAGAgaagaatacatagattttgtggagattCTTGATATTATTTTAGGATGTTCTCTCGatgtttattgtaatttggggttcaggcttcacgtccccccttgtattctgcaGCTTCATTAATTAAagtttgagggcagccgcactagcccattttcaaaaagaaagaaagagaagagactGTTAAGAAACTAGGAATAGAAAATGTtgtaagaaaacaaaacaaaagaaaagagaatgggagaagaaaatgggaaaaagacaaaaaaaaaaaaaaaaaagaggaacaaAAGGGGAAAAAATGCCAAAAAGGGAGGAGGAAATGAGAAAATAGCAACATAAGGGGGTTGTGGGGACTGGAACCAAAGTTGGATCTTAGTAAGAAAGAAGACAACTGAACCAACAAAGGACTCCTATTAGGAAGGCACACTTATACTATATaaaataggggaaatgatcatttacccaatttcagcttacaaattgcccacttgctccaccaacagttttttaaccccatttacccaaaacactctaagggattatttccctaatacccaattaattctttttttattctttttatttatttttgggacttttttgccctttccttctttctcacttagagagagaagtcatcctccaccttgctgtgcaccggtgaccagtggccggccgccgtctccggtgaccggtgaccggactccggcaaCTGGTGACCGGAGTCCGGCCACCGGTGACCTGAATCCGGCGtccagtgaccggaatccgacaaccagtcaccggaatcccgaatctgactgccggactggtgaccggattcagtcgtctgattttattaccccctaataattatattattgccctccaataatcaaaTTATTGCTCCCGAATAAACTTGttattagggatcaataattagtgaaaaatgaagatgttttgaattttgaaagctttcggaggtttatccaaataaataatcttattattgccccccactaatcttattattgcctcccaataataaccaataatcttattattgccctaataaacattttattgcccctcagtaatcttattattgcctttcagtaatcttattattgcctttcaataatcttattattgccaaccaaatcataataaaaaaaGCAATCATTActggaaaaataaaatttgagcaGCCAGAAATGTAGtgggtagcaaaaaaaaaaaaaaaaaaccagaaactgatttgggcacccaatcaccATCTTCGAAGGCATTGTGGCTTCGTATCAGGCTTCTGAAGGTTATACGTCGGTCGACGTTCGAGTTTGGACGACGAGTCGGTCGTTTTATAAGCCGTCGATCACTCTTGGAGGCTGAGGAAGCTCCAGCGCCGGCTCCGATCGCTGTAATTTCGGCTCCGACGGCGcactcttcctcctccttctcttcttcGTCTTCATTCAACGCCATTGGCAATTGACCGGGTGGGTGATCGCCCGGCTCGGATCGATCGCAATCGGGCGGAGAAGCTAATCGATCAGAGTGGGGTGGTGGCGCAAGAAACGAGGCGACGCCCTAGAATTGGCTCTATAGGGTTTGCTGGAATTTCGATAGGGCTCGAGGACCTACCTGGGCTTGATGGAGTGGCCGCCGGTGATGGCAGAGAAGCCGCCAGGGAAGTTGTTGCCAGATCGACAACAGTGGTTTGGGTGAGGAGgcagaattgagagagagagagagagagagagagagagagagagagagagagagagagagagagagagagtgagaagagAGAGATCGATGGTTTCAATTTAATGATAGGGGCAAAGCTGTCAATatatgttagattgggtaaatggggttaaaaaaccgttggtggagcaagtgggcaatttgtaagctgaaattgggtaagtggtcgtGGCCCCTATAAaatagggtgcggctattgccaccctaatAACTACTTTATTCACCCTACAAGTTTCTGATTTATTAAAATGCTAaagggttaaatattgtttactccctgaacttttacccaaaaaacacttcagttattgtccttctaatttcacacatttactcattgtactctcaattttggaccaataggtccattccgttacttTCTGTCAAAAAGCTCCGTTAACTAGATGACGTGGCAATCCCTATCCcattaaaatgtctattataccctcaattcatcttttttctttttcttaatttatatttttatctttttttaagttattctttctctttttttttcttctgtttatcTCCTCCTctacctcctctctctctctctctctctctctctctctctctctctccctattCGGAACAATGGCTCAAGGCTCATCTCAGTTCCAAGCGACGTTGTCTTCCACGACCTCACGCCCTGGCGTCATGGCTCTTCATGGTTCAGCTGCTGCCACAGCTGGAATGCGCAGCCATCGTATTGGTGGAGGCGGCAACTCCAGCTCCGGAGGCATGGGCGGCAGCGGCAGTGGCTCTGGTGCCAAAAATAACATACTCAGCTTCTACACCGACGATGCTCCTGGCTTGAAGATCTCCCCCATCGTCATGCTCGTCATGAGCCTCTGCTTCATCACTGCCCTCCACGTCTTCGGCAAGCTCTACCTCCACCAATCCACCGGCGGAGCTTAAATTCTGGATCTTAACAAGAATCGTTCTGGATCCGGAGGTATTTGGGGAGTAATTGGTAATTTCAATAGACTATTTGGAGGCTTTGATCTTCTTTTTATTGATATTCATAATTCGTTTTAGCTCCTAAAAGATCCGATCAGATTTGTCTACGGGTCGGATTTGGTGAATTGGGGATGAATTGAAGGGTGGGGTT belongs to Rosa chinensis cultivar Old Blush chromosome 4, RchiOBHm-V2, whole genome shotgun sequence and includes:
- the LOC112197131 gene encoding protein transport protein Sec61 subunit beta, coding for MAQGSSQFQATLSSTTSRPGVMALHGSAAATAGMRSHRIGGGGNSSSGGMGGSGSGSGAKNNILSFYTDDAPGLKISPIVMLVMSLCFITALHVFGKLYLHQSTGGA